A genome region from Micromonospora inyonensis includes the following:
- a CDS encoding polyamine ABC transporter substrate-binding protein: MRSHPRTVSRRDLLSGALGSAALLAGGGALAGCGTEAARQADEGCVSEDRSASEKKLIFSNWPQYLDVDAADESKRPTLDAFQTETGIQVTYTEDINDNNEFFGKVRNQLAGCQSIDRDLIVLTDWMAARMIRLGWIQKLDPAKLPNVQANLLPSLKGRSFDPENRLAVPWQTGLAGLAYNGGVTREIRTLDELLTRPDLKGRVTALSEMRDTIGLLLQAKGHDPTNFTEAQFDDALATLKRAVDSGQIRRFTGNDYAPELARGDIAACIGWSGDIIQLGFDNDKIRFVVPDSGAILYSDDLLVPNKATHRANAEALINYYYQPTVAAKLAAHVNYICPVQGAQAEMEKIDPELAANPLIFPDDAMLAKSAVFMALSEEQEKTYESKFQQVIGA, encoded by the coding sequence ATGCGTAGTCACCCCCGGACGGTCTCCCGGCGTGACCTGCTCTCCGGTGCGCTCGGCTCGGCCGCGCTGCTCGCCGGAGGCGGTGCCCTCGCCGGCTGCGGCACCGAGGCGGCGCGGCAGGCCGATGAGGGCTGTGTCAGCGAGGACCGCTCCGCCAGTGAGAAGAAGTTGATTTTCTCCAACTGGCCGCAGTACCTGGACGTCGACGCCGCCGACGAGTCGAAGCGACCGACCCTGGACGCGTTCCAGACCGAGACCGGGATCCAGGTCACCTACACCGAGGACATCAACGACAACAACGAGTTCTTCGGCAAGGTGCGCAACCAGCTCGCCGGCTGCCAGAGCATCGACCGGGACCTCATCGTGCTGACCGACTGGATGGCCGCCCGGATGATCCGGCTCGGCTGGATCCAGAAGCTCGACCCGGCGAAGCTGCCCAACGTCCAGGCGAACCTGCTGCCGTCGCTCAAGGGGCGCTCGTTCGACCCGGAGAACCGGCTCGCCGTGCCGTGGCAGACCGGCCTCGCCGGGCTCGCCTACAACGGCGGCGTCACCCGGGAGATCCGGACCCTCGACGAGCTGCTGACCCGCCCCGACCTCAAGGGCCGGGTCACCGCGCTCAGCGAGATGCGCGACACGATCGGACTGCTGCTCCAGGCCAAGGGGCACGACCCGACGAACTTCACCGAGGCGCAGTTCGACGACGCCCTCGCCACGCTGAAGCGGGCGGTGGACAGCGGGCAGATCCGCCGGTTCACCGGCAACGACTACGCCCCGGAACTCGCCCGGGGTGACATCGCCGCCTGCATCGGCTGGTCCGGCGACATCATCCAGCTCGGCTTCGACAACGACAAGATCCGGTTCGTCGTGCCGGACTCCGGCGCCATCCTCTACTCCGACGACCTGCTGGTGCCCAACAAGGCCACCCACCGGGCCAACGCCGAAGCACTGATCAACTACTACTACCAGCCGACGGTCGCCGCGAAGCTCGCCGCCCACGTCAACTACATCTGCCCCGTGCAGGGCGCGCAGGCGGAGATGGAGAAGATCGATCCGGAGCTGGCCGCCAACCCGCTGATCTTCCCGGACGACGCGATGCTCGCGAAGTCAGCCGTCTTCATGGCGCTCAGCGAGGAGCAGGAGAAGACGTACGAGTCGAAGTTCCAGCAGGTCATCGGGGCGTGA
- a CDS encoding metallopeptidase family protein: protein MTSPEHRRPGSGRRVHRDRHGRGLRGRLVPATVPLARTKAEVFDDLVLDTVETLERRFAKELAGVEFAVEDVPPDLNVYDSDVLEDGGVPLARLLPGRPGRQEIPPRIVLYRRPLEFRAMDREDLADLVHDVIIEQVANLLGVDPDELA from the coding sequence ATGACCAGTCCGGAACACCGCCGCCCCGGCTCCGGTCGGCGGGTGCACCGCGACCGGCACGGCCGCGGTCTGCGCGGGCGGCTGGTCCCGGCGACCGTCCCGCTGGCGCGGACGAAGGCGGAGGTCTTCGACGACCTCGTGCTCGATACGGTGGAGACGTTGGAGCGCCGCTTCGCCAAGGAACTGGCCGGGGTCGAGTTCGCCGTCGAGGACGTGCCCCCGGATCTCAACGTCTACGACTCGGACGTGCTGGAGGACGGGGGGGTACCCCTCGCCCGACTGCTGCCGGGGCGTCCCGGCCGGCAGGAGATCCCGCCGCGGATCGTGCTCTACCGACGTCCCCTGGAGTTCCGCGCGATGGACCGGGAGGATCTCGCCGATCTGGTCCACGATGTCATCATCGAGCAGGTCGCGAATCTGCTCGGGGTCGACCCCGACGAACTGGCCTGA
- a CDS encoding WhiB family transcriptional regulator: MDGQLEVADLLGNAPEWQERALCSQTDPEAFFPEKGGSTREAKRICSRCEVKTECLEYALGHDERFGIWGGLSERERRKLKRRVA; encoded by the coding sequence ATGGACGGCCAGCTTGAGGTGGCCGACCTGCTCGGAAACGCGCCGGAGTGGCAGGAGCGGGCGCTGTGCTCGCAGACCGATCCGGAGGCGTTCTTCCCCGAGAAGGGCGGCTCGACCCGCGAGGCGAAGCGGATCTGTTCCCGATGCGAGGTCAAGACGGAGTGCCTGGAGTACGCGCTCGGTCACGACGAGCGGTTCGGGATCTGGGGTGGGCTCTCCGAGCGGGAGCGCCGCAAGCTCAAGCGGCGGGTGGCCTGA
- a CDS encoding bifunctional FO biosynthesis protein CofGH: MREDTEAGATGGADRTAGGSATAPTMTGTGVHRALRRASTGRALDVDEAVALLTARGDALAELFAVAAGLRDAGLREAGRPGVVTFSKKVFVPLTRLCRDRCHYCTFATVPHRLPAAFLDRDEVLAIAREGAAQGCKEALFTLGDRPEERWPAARRWLDERGYDSTLDYLRACAVAVLEETGLLPHLNPGVLSWSELQRLKPVAPSMGMMLETTATRLWSEPGGPHFGSPDKEPAVRLRVLDDAGRVGVPFTTGILIGIGETLAERVDALFAIRRAHREYGHLQEVIVQNFRAKPDTAMRGMPDAELHDLAATVAVARVLLGPKTRIQAPPNLIAGEYDLLLRAGIDDWGGVSPVTPDHVNPERPWPQLDELAKHTAAAGFTLRERLTVYPEYVRAGDPWLDPRLLPHVTALADPETGLAVEAARPVGRPWQEPEETNGGRVDLHATIDTTGRTGDRRGDFDSVYGDWAQVATRVTAAVTAAGGDADLRTGLRLAADDPAALLDPRHADAALALFAADGAALDALCRLADDVRRDTVGDDVTYVVNRNINFSNVCYVGCRFCAFAQRERDADAYRLSVGQVADRAEEAWATGATEVCMQGGIDPKLPVSVYPDLVRAIKQRVPGMHVHAFSPMEVVTAAAKAGVSIRDWLGQLREAGLDTIPGTAAEILDDEVRWVLTKGKLPTAAWVEVVTTAHELGIRSSSTMMYGHVDHPAHWLAHFRVLAGVQDRTGGFTEFVALPFVHTNAPIYLAGIARPGPTWRENRVVHAMARLLLHGRIGNIQCSWVKLGDEGTVTMLRGGCNDLGGTLMEETISRMAGSGNGSARTEEQLRAIAAAAGRPARRRSTAYGRPS; the protein is encoded by the coding sequence ATGCGGGAGGACACCGAGGCGGGCGCGACCGGCGGGGCGGACAGGACGGCCGGCGGGTCGGCCACCGCGCCCACGATGACCGGGACGGGCGTGCATCGAGCCCTGCGCCGCGCGTCGACCGGCCGGGCGCTGGACGTCGACGAGGCGGTCGCACTGCTGACCGCTCGCGGCGACGCCCTGGCGGAACTGTTCGCCGTCGCCGCCGGCCTCCGCGACGCCGGGCTGCGCGAGGCCGGCCGTCCCGGTGTGGTCACCTTCTCCAAGAAGGTCTTCGTCCCGTTGACCCGGCTCTGCCGGGACCGCTGCCACTACTGCACCTTCGCCACCGTCCCGCACCGGCTCCCGGCGGCCTTCCTCGACCGGGACGAGGTGCTCGCGATCGCCCGCGAGGGCGCGGCGCAGGGCTGCAAGGAGGCCCTGTTCACCCTCGGCGACCGGCCCGAGGAGCGTTGGCCGGCGGCCCGGCGTTGGCTGGACGAGCGTGGCTACGACTCCACCCTGGACTACCTGCGGGCCTGCGCGGTGGCGGTGCTCGAGGAGACCGGGCTGCTGCCGCACCTGAACCCGGGCGTGCTCTCCTGGTCGGAGCTGCAACGGCTCAAGCCGGTCGCGCCGAGCATGGGCATGATGCTGGAGACCACCGCCACCCGGCTCTGGTCGGAGCCCGGGGGCCCGCACTTCGGCTCGCCGGACAAGGAGCCGGCGGTGCGGCTGCGGGTGCTCGACGACGCCGGGCGGGTCGGGGTCCCGTTCACCACCGGCATCCTGATCGGCATCGGCGAGACCCTCGCCGAGCGGGTGGACGCGCTCTTCGCGATCCGGAGGGCGCACCGCGAGTACGGCCACCTCCAGGAGGTGATCGTGCAGAACTTCCGCGCCAAGCCGGACACCGCGATGCGCGGCATGCCCGACGCGGAGCTGCACGACCTCGCCGCCACGGTGGCGGTGGCCCGGGTGCTGCTCGGCCCGAAGACCCGGATCCAGGCTCCGCCGAACCTCATCGCCGGCGAGTACGACCTGCTGCTGCGGGCCGGCATCGACGACTGGGGCGGGGTCTCCCCGGTGACCCCGGACCACGTCAACCCGGAGCGCCCCTGGCCGCAGCTCGACGAGCTGGCCAAGCACACCGCCGCCGCCGGGTTCACGTTGCGCGAGCGGTTGACGGTCTACCCGGAGTACGTCCGGGCCGGTGACCCGTGGCTGGATCCGCGCCTGCTGCCGCACGTGACCGCCCTCGCCGACCCGGAGACCGGGCTCGCCGTCGAGGCGGCCCGCCCCGTGGGCCGACCGTGGCAGGAGCCGGAGGAGACCAACGGCGGGCGGGTCGACCTGCACGCCACCATCGACACCACCGGCCGGACCGGCGACCGGCGGGGCGACTTCGACAGCGTCTACGGCGACTGGGCGCAGGTCGCCACCCGGGTCACCGCGGCGGTCACCGCCGCAGGCGGCGACGCGGACCTGCGTACCGGACTGCGGTTGGCCGCCGACGATCCGGCGGCGCTGCTGGACCCCCGGCACGCCGACGCGGCGCTGGCGCTGTTCGCGGCGGACGGCGCGGCGCTGGACGCGCTCTGCCGGCTCGCCGACGACGTGCGCCGCGACACCGTCGGCGACGACGTGACCTACGTGGTCAACCGCAACATCAACTTCTCGAACGTCTGCTACGTGGGCTGCCGGTTCTGTGCGTTCGCCCAGCGTGAGCGGGATGCCGACGCCTACCGCCTCTCCGTCGGGCAGGTGGCCGACCGGGCCGAGGAGGCATGGGCGACCGGCGCGACCGAGGTCTGCATGCAGGGCGGCATCGACCCGAAGCTGCCGGTGAGCGTCTACCCGGACCTGGTCCGGGCGATCAAGCAACGGGTGCCGGGGATGCACGTGCACGCCTTCTCCCCGATGGAGGTGGTCACCGCCGCGGCGAAGGCGGGCGTGTCCATCCGGGACTGGCTGGGGCAGTTGCGCGAGGCTGGTCTGGACACCATCCCGGGCACCGCCGCGGAGATCCTTGACGACGAGGTGCGCTGGGTGCTCACCAAGGGCAAACTGCCCACCGCCGCCTGGGTCGAGGTGGTGACCACCGCCCACGAGCTGGGCATCCGGTCCAGCTCCACGATGATGTACGGCCACGTCGACCACCCGGCGCACTGGCTGGCCCACTTCCGGGTGCTGGCCGGGGTGCAGGACCGCACCGGCGGGTTCACCGAGTTCGTGGCGCTGCCGTTCGTCCACACCAACGCGCCCATCTACCTCGCCGGCATCGCCCGTCCCGGACCCACCTGGCGGGAGAACCGGGTGGTGCACGCGATGGCCCGGCTGCTGCTGCACGGTCGGATCGGCAACATCCAGTGCTCCTGGGTGAAACTCGGCGACGAGGGCACGGTGACGATGCTGCGCGGTGGCTGCAACGACCTGGGCGGCACGTTGATGGAGGAGACGATTTCCCGGATGGCCGGCTCCGGCAACGGGTCGGCGCGTACCGAGGAACAGTTACGCGCCATCGCCGCCGCGGCGGGTCGCCCGGCCCGGCGGCGGAGCACGGCCTACGGTCGACCGTCCTGA
- a CDS encoding DUF3499 domain-containing protein: MRSPRRCSRNGCPRQAVATLTYVYNESTAVVGPLAAFAEPHTYDLCEPHARNLTAPRGWDVVRHEGEFEPPPPTTDDLVALAEAVREAARPAPRPPQEPSRQDQPQTPQTGRRGHLRVIPPTH, from the coding sequence GTGAGGTCACCACGGCGCTGCTCCAGAAACGGCTGCCCCCGGCAAGCGGTCGCCACATTGACCTATGTCTACAACGAGTCGACCGCCGTCGTCGGTCCGCTCGCGGCCTTCGCCGAGCCGCACACGTACGACCTCTGCGAGCCGCACGCCCGGAACCTCACCGCCCCCCGGGGCTGGGACGTCGTCCGGCACGAGGGTGAGTTCGAACCACCCCCGCCCACCACCGACGACCTGGTGGCCCTCGCCGAGGCGGTCCGCGAGGCCGCGCGCCCCGCGCCCCGCCCGCCGCAGGAGCCCTCGCGCCAGGACCAGCCCCAGACGCCCCAGACCGGGCGCCGGGGCCACCTCCGCGTCATTCCGCCCACCCACTGA